One region of Bradyrhizobium betae genomic DNA includes:
- a CDS encoding SDR family NAD(P)-dependent oxidoreductase → MKDFAGKIAVITGGGTGMGRELARQLVAEGCNVAMCDVSEAAMAETKRLCEVEKLPQGLRVTTHVADVSIEDHLKRFRDELAEQQKTDRIHLLFNNAGIGGGGSLFTNTREQWERTFNICWGGVYLGVRTFLPLLVAADEAHIINTASVNGFWASIGMGQAHTAYSSAKFAVKGFTEALINDLRLHAPHVKCSVVMPGHIGTSIVSNSRKVQSVDGSERLNADEVALTRKRMVAAGVPDADKMSDEDIQAVFAERARSFLEDAPTTAAQAAKIILDGVKAERWRILVGEDAKRLDERVRATPEQAYERSFYESFTQEVGWRLG, encoded by the coding sequence ATGAAGGATTTTGCAGGAAAGATCGCCGTCATCACCGGCGGCGGCACGGGAATGGGGCGCGAGCTCGCACGGCAGCTCGTTGCGGAGGGCTGCAACGTCGCGATGTGCGACGTCTCGGAGGCCGCGATGGCCGAGACCAAGCGGCTCTGCGAGGTCGAGAAGCTGCCGCAGGGCCTGCGCGTCACGACCCATGTCGCCGACGTCTCGATCGAGGATCATCTCAAGCGTTTCCGCGACGAGCTTGCCGAGCAGCAGAAGACCGACAGGATCCATCTGTTGTTCAACAATGCCGGCATCGGCGGCGGCGGCAGCCTGTTCACCAACACGCGCGAGCAGTGGGAGCGCACCTTCAACATCTGCTGGGGCGGCGTCTATCTCGGCGTGCGCACTTTCCTGCCGTTGCTGGTGGCCGCCGACGAGGCTCACATTATCAACACGGCGAGCGTCAACGGCTTCTGGGCCTCGATCGGCATGGGGCAGGCGCACACAGCCTACAGCTCGGCCAAGTTCGCGGTGAAGGGATTTACCGAAGCGCTGATCAACGACCTTCGCCTGCACGCGCCGCACGTCAAATGCTCGGTGGTGATGCCAGGCCACATCGGCACATCGATCGTCTCGAATTCACGCAAGGTGCAGAGCGTCGACGGATCGGAGCGGCTCAATGCCGACGAGGTCGCGCTGACCCGCAAGCGCATGGTTGCGGCCGGCGTGCCCGATGCCGACAAGATGTCGGACGAGGACATCCAGGCGGTGTTCGCCGAACGCGCCCGCAGCTTTCTCGAGGATGCGCCGACCACTGCGGCGCAGGCCGCGAAGATCATCCTCGACGGCGTCAAGGCGGAGCGCTGGCGCATTCTTGTGGGCGAAGACGCCAAACGTCTTGACGAGCGCGTTCGTGCTACGCCGGAGCAGGCCTATGAACGTTCCTTCTACGAAAGCTTCACGCAGGAGGTCGGCTGGCGACTCGGTTGA
- a CDS encoding acetamidase/formamidase family protein, translated as MTHHHLHSSPETCHWGFFEAALEPVLTVKSGDEVTVDTISGGPDMLPDRNTFHIPPEMFEVHARNERMLPGHILTGPIAVEGAEPGDVLAVEILDVQLRQDWGWNMIKPLSGTLPDDFHETRILNIPLDRTRMVGRMPWGLDLPLKPFFGVMGVSPPPAWGRISSLVPRAMGGNLDNKELGAGAILYLPVFVPGALFSCGDGHGVQGDGEVCVTAIETALQGRFRLTLRKDLRFDYPRAETATHYMTMAMDPDLDQCAVRALRDMIVLLGERRNLSREDAYTLCSLAADLRVTQTVNGSKGIHCMIEKAIVHG; from the coding sequence ATGACCCATCACCACCTGCATTCCAGCCCCGAGACCTGCCATTGGGGCTTCTTCGAAGCCGCGCTCGAGCCCGTCCTCACCGTCAAGAGCGGCGACGAGGTAACGGTCGACACCATCAGCGGCGGCCCGGACATGCTGCCCGACCGCAACACATTTCACATTCCGCCGGAAATGTTCGAGGTCCACGCCAGGAACGAGCGCATGTTGCCCGGCCACATCCTCACCGGCCCAATCGCGGTCGAGGGCGCCGAGCCCGGCGACGTGCTCGCGGTCGAGATCCTCGACGTCCAGCTCCGGCAGGACTGGGGCTGGAACATGATCAAGCCGCTCTCGGGCACGCTGCCCGACGATTTCCACGAGACGCGTATCCTCAACATCCCGCTCGACCGGACGCGGATGGTCGGCCGCATGCCGTGGGGTTTGGACCTGCCGCTCAAGCCGTTCTTCGGCGTGATGGGCGTGTCACCACCGCCGGCCTGGGGCCGCATCTCCTCGCTGGTTCCGCGCGCGATGGGCGGCAATCTCGACAACAAGGAGCTCGGCGCCGGTGCGATCCTGTACCTGCCGGTCTTCGTTCCGGGCGCGCTGTTCTCCTGCGGCGACGGCCACGGCGTCCAGGGCGACGGCGAGGTCTGCGTCACCGCGATCGAGACCGCGCTCCAGGGCCGCTTCCGCCTGACGCTGCGCAAGGACCTGCGGTTCGACTATCCCCGCGCCGAGACGGCCACGCACTACATGACCATGGCGATGGACCCCGATCTCGACCAATGCGCGGTGCGCGCGCTGCGCGACATGATCGTGCTGCTCGGCGAGAGGCGAAACCTGTCGCGCGAAGACGCCTACACGCTGTGCAGCCTGGCGGCCGATCTGCGGGTGACCCAGACCGTCAACGGCTCCAAGGGCATCCATTGCATGATCGAAAAGGCGATCGTGCACGGCTGA
- a CDS encoding porin has protein sequence MKVVKSLLLGTAAGLIAVGGAQAADLPVKAKAVEYVKICTLYGAGFYYIPGSDTCIKLGGYLRAEVALNAGGNYSAQYNGVFAANNRLTNYYSMRAREDLNIDTRTATEYGVVRTYFDAVFSWTTGSYGGTGSGTGATQYSGTVGLNAAGTGLTGSSGGNVNGTDGNLSGGSLGVYYAFIQFAGFTLGKAVSQFDAPWINYPGNNFDQLVGGSGATNGVVQATYTADFGQGVTATISAQDQTQVFQTNIWNTAGMSTTGVLGGAYGSNDLGGTRAPDIVGAVRVDQAWGLFQASVAAHDNHVAYYGATEATGHPEDKWGWAVQLALQIKNIPTGAGDVINLSGVYTEGASRYNFQELAATSYSMFGGSGGAYQSIGFAGVSDAVFGPGGSLELTKTYGFRGAYTHNWSPFWNTALYGAWAAVNYSGTAKTMICGSAAFATLTGTCNPDFNIGQVGVITRWTPVKNLTFSADFTYSHLDQKYSGVITTGALTGVAKPAATYELKDQDTYSLLLRAQRNW, from the coding sequence ATGAAAGTGGTGAAGAGCCTTTTGCTCGGCACTGCGGCGGGTCTGATCGCCGTCGGTGGAGCCCAGGCGGCCGATCTTCCGGTCAAGGCCAAGGCGGTCGAGTACGTCAAGATCTGCACGCTGTATGGCGCGGGCTTCTACTACATCCCGGGCAGCGACACCTGCATCAAGCTGGGCGGCTACCTGCGCGCTGAAGTCGCGCTCAATGCCGGCGGCAACTACAGCGCCCAGTACAACGGCGTGTTCGCGGCCAACAACCGCCTGACGAACTACTACTCGATGCGCGCTCGTGAAGATCTCAACATCGACACGCGCACCGCGACCGAATACGGCGTCGTCCGCACCTACTTCGATGCGGTGTTCAGCTGGACGACCGGCAGCTACGGCGGCACCGGCTCGGGCACGGGCGCGACCCAGTACAGCGGCACGGTAGGCCTCAACGCGGCCGGCACCGGCCTCACCGGGTCCAGCGGCGGCAACGTCAACGGCACCGACGGCAACCTCTCGGGCGGCTCGCTTGGCGTCTACTACGCCTTCATCCAGTTCGCCGGCTTCACCCTGGGTAAGGCCGTGTCGCAGTTCGACGCGCCCTGGATCAACTATCCCGGCAACAACTTCGACCAGCTGGTCGGCGGCAGCGGCGCCACCAACGGCGTCGTCCAGGCCACCTACACCGCTGACTTCGGTCAGGGCGTGACGGCGACGATCTCGGCGCAGGACCAGACGCAGGTCTTCCAGACCAACATCTGGAACACCGCGGGCATGTCCACCACCGGCGTTCTCGGCGGTGCCTACGGCTCCAACGATCTCGGCGGCACCCGCGCGCCCGACATCGTCGGTGCGGTTCGCGTCGACCAGGCCTGGGGCCTGTTCCAGGCGTCGGTTGCCGCGCACGACAACCATGTCGCGTATTACGGCGCGACCGAAGCCACCGGGCATCCGGAAGACAAGTGGGGCTGGGCCGTTCAGCTTGCTCTGCAGATCAAGAACATCCCGACCGGTGCCGGCGACGTGATCAACCTCTCGGGCGTCTACACCGAGGGCGCGAGCCGCTACAACTTCCAGGAGCTGGCTGCGACCAGCTACTCGATGTTCGGCGGTTCGGGCGGCGCGTATCAGAGCATCGGCTTCGCCGGCGTGTCTGACGCGGTGTTCGGTCCCGGCGGCAGCCTCGAGCTGACCAAGACCTACGGCTTCCGTGGTGCCTACACCCACAACTGGAGCCCGTTCTGGAACACGGCGCTCTATGGCGCGTGGGCTGCGGTCAACTACAGCGGTACGGCCAAGACCATGATCTGCGGCAGCGCCGCGTTCGCGACCCTGACCGGCACCTGCAACCCGGACTTCAACATCGGCCAGGTGGGCGTCATCACCCGCTGGACCCCGGTGAAGAACCTGACCTTCTCGGCTGACTTCACCTACAGCCACCTCGACCAGAAGTATTCCGGCGTGATCACGACCGGTGCACTGACGGGCGTCGCCAAGCCTGCGGCGACCTACGAGCTGAAGGACCAGGACACCTACAGCCTGCTGCTGCGCGCCCAGCGCAACTGGTAA
- a CDS encoding GcrA family cell cycle regulator translates to MPVLSPTWTNERIELLKQHFEAGLSCREIAADIGVSRNAVIGKLSRLNLTRGRTVDDRKIQDRSAASGRAMRAVPRLQYQMLATIYGETDAPVVAGPIDDANRCSLLELSENRCRWPISTPGAEDFCFCGNIAPDSQPYCTGHSRLAYRPNSRARVMRG, encoded by the coding sequence ATGCCTGTTCTCTCACCGACCTGGACCAACGAACGAATCGAGCTTCTGAAGCAGCACTTCGAGGCCGGCCTCTCCTGCCGCGAGATCGCCGCCGACATCGGCGTCAGCCGCAACGCCGTGATCGGCAAGCTGTCACGGCTGAACCTCACGCGCGGCAGGACCGTCGACGACCGCAAGATCCAGGACAGGAGTGCTGCGTCGGGGCGCGCGATGCGCGCCGTGCCGCGGCTGCAATACCAGATGCTCGCCACGATCTACGGCGAGACCGATGCGCCGGTGGTCGCAGGTCCCATCGACGACGCCAATCGCTGCTCGCTGCTGGAGCTGTCCGAGAACCGCTGCCGCTGGCCGATCTCGACGCCGGGCGCGGAGGATTTCTGCTTCTGCGGCAATATCGCGCCCGACAGCCAGCCCTATTGCACTGGCCATAGCCGCCTCGCCTACCGGCCGAACTCGCGCGCCCGCGTGATGCGCGGCTGA
- a CDS encoding saccharopine dehydrogenase family protein has product MSSTKFDIVVYGATGFTGQLVAEYLTQHYKGDNALKWAMAGRSLGKLKSVRDAVGAPGNTPLIVADASDAASLKAMAEQTMSVITTVGPYQLYGEDLLAACVATGTDYFDLCGEPVWMRQMIDKYEAEAKESGARIVFSCGYDSVPFELGTFFVQEEAKRVFGAPAPRVKGRVRDMRGTLSGGTAASAKATFDAVAKDLSLVAILNDHFALTPGFTGPKQPKGNKPFFEEDLQSWAAPFMMALINTRNVHRSNMLMGFPYGQEFVYDEMVLTGPGEKGEANAKRVMAANAGKTGPDAPKPGEGPSKEERENGLFDLLYVAIAPDGRTVRAGVTGDRDPGYGSTSKMISECAMCMLRDATDVPAGFWTPGAAMQHKLIKRLVENAGLTFEVET; this is encoded by the coding sequence ATGAGCTCCACGAAATTCGACATCGTCGTCTATGGCGCGACCGGCTTCACCGGTCAGCTCGTCGCTGAATATCTGACCCAGCATTACAAGGGCGACAACGCGCTCAAATGGGCGATGGCGGGTCGCAGCCTCGGCAAGCTCAAATCGGTACGCGATGCGGTCGGCGCGCCCGGCAATACGCCGCTGATCGTCGCTGATGCGTCGGACGCGGCCTCGCTGAAGGCGATGGCGGAGCAGACGATGTCGGTGATCACCACCGTGGGCCCGTATCAGCTCTACGGTGAGGACCTGCTGGCTGCCTGCGTCGCCACCGGCACGGATTATTTCGATCTCTGCGGCGAGCCGGTCTGGATGCGGCAGATGATCGACAAGTACGAGGCGGAAGCCAAGGAGAGCGGCGCGCGCATCGTGTTCTCCTGCGGCTACGATTCCGTGCCGTTCGAGCTCGGGACGTTCTTCGTGCAGGAGGAAGCAAAGCGTGTGTTTGGCGCACCCGCCCCGCGCGTGAAGGGGCGCGTGCGCGACATGCGCGGCACGCTCTCGGGCGGCACCGCCGCGAGCGCGAAGGCGACCTTCGATGCTGTCGCAAAGGATCTCAGCCTTGTCGCCATTCTCAACGATCATTTTGCGCTGACGCCCGGTTTCACCGGCCCCAAGCAGCCGAAGGGCAACAAGCCCTTCTTCGAAGAGGATCTGCAATCCTGGGCCGCGCCGTTCATGATGGCGCTGATCAACACCCGTAACGTCCATCGCTCCAACATGCTGATGGGCTTTCCCTACGGCCAGGAGTTCGTCTACGACGAGATGGTTCTGACCGGCCCCGGCGAGAAGGGCGAGGCCAACGCCAAGCGCGTGATGGCGGCCAACGCGGGAAAGACCGGCCCCGATGCACCGAAACCGGGCGAGGGGCCTTCGAAGGAAGAGCGTGAAAACGGTCTGTTCGATCTGCTCTATGTCGCGATCGCACCGGACGGCCGCACGGTCCGCGCCGGCGTCACCGGCGACCGCGATCCCGGCTACGGTTCGACCTCGAAGATGATCTCCGAATGCGCGATGTGCATGCTGCGCGACGCGACGGACGTTCCGGCCGGCTTCTGGACACCAGGCGCGGCGATGCAGCACAAGCTGATCAAGCGGCTGGTGGAGAATGCAGGGCTGACGTTCGAGGTGGAAACATAG
- a CDS encoding YdcF family protein, whose amino-acid sequence MLTRYAALGRKLAVTTLILLALSAFSPLGNLLLYPLESRFPAWDPSRGVPDGIIVLGGSVDTDLSAAHRTPVVAHAADRMFAPAELARRYPNARIVFTGGSANLVSTDAKEADYSAPILESLGIPKERLILERDSRNTWENAVFTKQLVTPKPGERWLLVTSAFHMPRAMGIFRKAGFDVEPYPVDWRMGGRDELFTFTHAGKDGLEKTEIAVREWIGLLAYRLMGRTGELLPGPGKD is encoded by the coding sequence ATGCTGACGCGCTACGCGGCGCTCGGCCGCAAGCTGGCCGTCACCACGCTGATCCTGCTGGCATTGTCCGCGTTCTCGCCACTCGGAAATCTCCTGCTGTACCCGCTGGAGTCGCGCTTTCCTGCATGGGACCCCTCGCGCGGCGTGCCGGACGGCATCATCGTGCTTGGCGGTTCCGTCGACACCGATCTGTCGGCAGCGCATCGCACGCCGGTGGTCGCGCACGCGGCCGATCGCATGTTTGCACCGGCCGAGCTCGCGCGCCGCTATCCGAACGCGCGCATCGTCTTCACCGGAGGCTCGGCGAATCTGGTCTCGACGGATGCGAAGGAAGCCGACTATTCCGCGCCGATCCTGGAAAGCCTGGGCATCCCGAAGGAGCGGCTGATCCTCGAGCGCGATTCCCGCAACACCTGGGAGAACGCGGTCTTCACGAAGCAATTGGTGACGCCGAAGCCGGGCGAGCGCTGGCTGCTCGTCACCTCCGCCTTCCATATGCCGCGCGCGATGGGAATCTTCCGCAAGGCCGGATTTGACGTCGAGCCCTATCCCGTCGACTGGCGGATGGGGGGCCGCGACGAGCTCTTCACGTTCACCCATGCCGGCAAGGATGGGCTCGAAAAAACCGAGATCGCCGTGCGCGAATGGATCGGTCTTCTGGCGTACCGCCTGATGGGTCGGACCGGCGAGTTGCTTCCGGGACCGGGCAAGGACTAG
- a CDS encoding MarR family winged helix-turn-helix transcriptional regulator — translation MSATRKEGARLRSIGNLDIIRRFTWEISSINMHLEELRQFWARTLGISGPQWLILMAISDLDKDDGVPVNVVSKLLHVDPSFVTTQSKLLEKKGLLRRRPSPTDARVVRLSLAEKTQKHIASLNEQYKSIREFVFQEFDEEELAEFTTKLATLKTRLEKACVRISLDY, via the coding sequence GTGTCAGCGACGAGGAAAGAAGGAGCGCGCCTCCGCTCCATCGGCAATCTGGATATCATCAGGCGTTTCACCTGGGAGATATCGTCGATCAACATGCACCTGGAGGAGCTGCGTCAGTTCTGGGCGAGAACGCTGGGCATCAGCGGTCCGCAATGGCTGATCCTGATGGCGATCTCCGACCTCGACAAGGATGACGGCGTGCCCGTCAACGTGGTCTCCAAACTGCTCCACGTCGACCCGTCCTTCGTCACCACCCAGTCCAAGCTGCTGGAGAAGAAGGGCCTGCTGCGCCGGCGGCCCTCGCCGACCGACGCCCGCGTGGTGCGCCTGTCGCTGGCCGAGAAGACCCAGAAGCACATCGCGAGCCTCAACGAGCAGTACAAGTCGATTCGCGAATTCGTCTTCCAGGAGTTCGACGAGGAAGAGCTCGCCGAATTCACCACCAAGCTCGCGACGCTGAAGACACGGCTCGAAAAGGCCTGCGTCAGGATATCACTCGACTACTAG
- a CDS encoding saccharopine dehydrogenase family protein, with the protein MSEKFDIVVYGATGYTGQLVAEYLAANYVGRGAPSWAMAGRSEDKLVSVRDAIGAPKDTPLIVADAANPESLRAMVDQAKLVVTTVGPYQLYGSDLLAACVTSGTDYMDLCGEPIWLKQMIDRYEVAANASGSRIMFSCGFDSIPFELGAFFVQEEARRVFGSAVPRVKGRVRDISWKFSGGTSASARMTFEAVAQDLSLVSILKDPFAFTPGFEGPKQPRGNKPVFEEDLQSWSAPFAMAILNTRNVHRSNMLMGFPYGRDFVYDEMVLTGAGDQGLSNAKLVMAANSEKTGPDALKLGDGPSKEERDHGHYDLLYVAVAPDGRQVRAAVRGDLDPGYASTAKMISECAICLLRDASDVPAGLWTPGAAMQHKLIKRLVDNAGLTFEVETRA; encoded by the coding sequence GTGTCCGAGAAGTTCGACATCGTCGTCTATGGCGCAACGGGATACACCGGCCAGCTCGTAGCCGAATATCTCGCTGCGAACTATGTCGGGCGCGGCGCGCCGTCCTGGGCGATGGCCGGGCGCAGCGAGGACAAGCTCGTCTCCGTTCGCGATGCGATCGGGGCGCCCAAGGACACGCCGCTGATCGTCGCGGACGCCGCCAATCCGGAGTCGCTGCGCGCGATGGTGGATCAGGCGAAGCTGGTCGTCACGACGGTCGGACCTTATCAGCTCTACGGCTCCGACCTGCTTGCCGCCTGCGTCACGTCGGGCACCGACTATATGGATCTCTGCGGCGAGCCGATCTGGCTGAAGCAGATGATCGACCGGTACGAGGTGGCCGCGAATGCGAGCGGTTCGCGCATCATGTTCTCCTGCGGCTTCGATTCCATCCCCTTCGAGCTCGGTGCGTTCTTCGTGCAGGAGGAAGCGCGCCGCGTGTTCGGATCAGCGGTACCGCGCGTCAAGGGCCGCGTCCGCGACATTAGCTGGAAGTTCTCCGGCGGCACCTCGGCGAGCGCCAGGATGACCTTCGAAGCGGTTGCGCAGGATCTCAGCTTGGTGTCGATCCTCAAGGATCCCTTCGCCTTCACACCGGGATTCGAGGGGCCGAAACAGCCCCGTGGCAACAAGCCCGTTTTCGAAGAGGATTTGCAATCCTGGTCCGCCCCGTTTGCGATGGCGATCCTCAACACCCGCAACGTCCATCGCTCGAATATGCTGATGGGATTCCCGTATGGAAGGGATTTCGTCTACGACGAGATGGTGCTGACCGGCGCAGGCGATCAGGGGCTGTCCAATGCGAAGCTCGTCATGGCGGCCAACAGTGAAAAGACCGGTCCCGATGCGCTCAAGCTCGGCGACGGGCCGTCGAAGGAAGAGCGCGACCATGGTCATTACGACCTGCTCTATGTCGCGGTTGCACCTGATGGCCGTCAGGTTCGTGCGGCGGTAAGGGGCGATCTCGATCCCGGCTATGCGTCAACGGCAAAGATGATTTCCGAATGCGCGATCTGTCTGTTGCGAGATGCGTCGGATGTGCCAGCGGGCTTGTGGACCCCGGGCGCGGCGATGCAGCACAAGCTGATCAAGCGGCTGGTGGACAATGCAGGGCTGACGTTTGAGGTCGAAACCCGGGCTTAG
- a CDS encoding DUF169 domain-containing protein, which produces MQQHSADRIDLAGLVADLNSLLRLKTTVIGMKLFARASEMEAIPKIRRPNAVHTTDQIVSMASRLGWTVGITGDDLVGAQCRAVIGLAPQDEKWLAGENYVGVWHGTAEDARKRQEALDVVPFGQYQALAVSPLASGRLDQPDICLVYATPGQMIILINGLQYTGYKKFEWGVVGETACADSWGRALKSGEPSLSLPCYAERRYGGVPDEEMLMALKPEHLAKAIEGMKALARNGLRYPIPPYGIQSDVRAGMGVSYAKK; this is translated from the coding sequence ATGCAACAGCACAGTGCAGACAGGATCGATCTTGCCGGCCTCGTCGCCGACCTCAACAGCCTGCTGCGGCTGAAGACGACAGTGATCGGCATGAAGCTGTTCGCGCGCGCCTCGGAGATGGAGGCGATCCCGAAAATCCGGCGGCCCAATGCGGTTCACACCACCGACCAGATCGTCAGCATGGCCTCGCGGCTCGGCTGGACCGTCGGCATCACCGGCGACGATCTCGTCGGCGCGCAGTGCCGCGCGGTGATCGGTCTTGCGCCGCAGGACGAAAAATGGCTCGCCGGCGAAAACTATGTCGGCGTCTGGCACGGCACGGCGGAAGACGCGCGCAAGCGCCAGGAGGCGCTCGACGTGGTTCCGTTCGGGCAGTACCAGGCGCTCGCGGTCAGTCCGCTCGCGAGCGGCCGGCTCGATCAGCCCGACATCTGCCTCGTCTATGCGACGCCGGGGCAGATGATCATCCTGATCAACGGGCTTCAATATACCGGCTACAAGAAGTTCGAATGGGGTGTGGTCGGCGAGACCGCCTGCGCGGATTCCTGGGGGCGGGCACTCAAATCCGGTGAGCCCAGCCTGTCCTTGCCATGCTATGCGGAACGGCGCTATGGCGGCGTGCCGGACGAGGAGATGCTGATGGCCTTGAAGCCGGAACATCTCGCCAAGGCGATCGAGGGTATGAAGGCGCTGGCCAGGAACGGCCTGCGCTATCCGATCCCGCCCTATGGTATTCAAAGCGACGTCCGTGCCGGCATGGGCGTAAGTTACGCAAAGAAATAA
- a CDS encoding alpha/beta hydrolase family protein, which translates to MIPACLSDDWTLCPEREDISAEFTRLLTAAQEGGATIAECLMIARQLKRGDEHSWHREWKKLARANRQRAEAAFAEGHMATAQRNWLRAMNYYGAAAMPLDQADERRWVAVLAMQECARRFLSARGPAGEIVTIPWSDDGHALQGYFLPAPSASKRAPTVICIGEPGHRKEEFLFKLAPHARERGLSMLALDLLGDQRDDYTDTLLQRRDLESSIGSVMDYLETRDDVDFNRIGIVADGWGSSFVARAVLQEPRLAAAVCDGGLWDLHERSFFASRFAMSDLSIVPVPSAPLMASSVDCPVLITLGEDGWLKADRARQIVQKSRLGSSDILLKVFTAAETGAAQAHADNPSLANEYIFDWLESQLGGMGRRS; encoded by the coding sequence ATGATACCCGCATGCCTCTCCGACGACTGGACCCTCTGCCCGGAGAGAGAGGATATCTCCGCTGAGTTCACGCGGCTGCTCACCGCGGCCCAGGAGGGCGGCGCCACGATCGCAGAATGCCTGATGATCGCGCGGCAGCTCAAGCGGGGCGACGAGCATTCCTGGCATCGCGAGTGGAAGAAGCTGGCGCGCGCCAACCGGCAGCGCGCCGAGGCGGCTTTCGCGGAGGGCCATATGGCGACCGCGCAGCGTAACTGGCTGCGAGCGATGAACTACTACGGCGCGGCCGCGATGCCGCTCGACCAGGCCGACGAGCGCCGCTGGGTCGCGGTGCTGGCGATGCAGGAATGCGCACGCCGCTTCCTGTCCGCGCGCGGTCCGGCCGGCGAAATCGTCACGATTCCCTGGTCCGACGACGGACACGCCCTGCAAGGCTATTTCCTGCCTGCGCCTTCGGCGAGCAAGCGGGCTCCGACCGTGATCTGCATCGGCGAGCCCGGACATCGCAAGGAGGAATTCCTGTTCAAGCTCGCGCCGCATGCGCGCGAGCGCGGCTTGTCGATGCTGGCGCTGGACCTGCTCGGCGACCAGCGCGACGATTATACCGACACGCTGCTGCAGCGCCGCGATCTCGAGAGCTCGATCGGCAGCGTCATGGACTACCTGGAAACGCGCGACGACGTCGATTTCAATCGCATCGGGATCGTCGCGGACGGGTGGGGCTCCTCCTTCGTCGCACGCGCGGTTTTGCAGGAGCCCCGGCTCGCTGCGGCCGTCTGCGACGGCGGCCTCTGGGACCTGCACGAGCGGTCCTTCTTCGCCAGCCGTTTTGCCATGAGCGACCTCAGCATCGTCCCGGTGCCGTCGGCGCCGCTGATGGCCTCGAGTGTCGACTGTCCGGTGCTGATCACGCTCGGCGAGGACGGCTGGCTCAAGGCCGACCGGGCGCGCCAGATCGTGCAGAAGTCGCGGCTCGGCAGCTCGGATATCCTGCTGAAGGTGTTCACGGCGGCGGAGACCGGCGCGGCGCAGGCTCATGCGGACAATCCGAGCCTTGCCAACGAATACATCTTCGACTGGCTCGAATCGCAGCTGGGCGGCATGGGGCGGCGGAGCTAA